A genome region from Camelina sativa cultivar DH55 chromosome 10, Cs, whole genome shotgun sequence includes the following:
- the LOC104720585 gene encoding uncharacterized protein LOC104720585: MGENAEIPQDAMLQMMRTLTEQLRGLGDKIGRLENPQARVDVGPDPEQRNVRDVEDESIDMDDDDDPPPDPLRHQHQRREDTLMRNRAREVEPREQNRDVKLIPPTFAGKSNPEVYMDWERRMEYIFQCYGYGEARKVALASAQLTDNALSWWDRTVPDRRRQQFATISSWGDMKYLLRLRYVPDHYQRDLQKRFRKLSQGTRTVDEYFEEFEKLMNSLELEESSESLIAQFIDGLQERIARKVEISNYNSLHELLHKAVQVEQQIQRKMSLRNRTRNNTPWNASNNRSMDKGKIVENDSRFKNKSNEAPKTSKPKPGKFPNTSQSRTRDITCFKCQGRGHMARECPNQRVMIVTPSGDYESQDKQDEYQTDPENDVEYPDTRELLVIQRILSVLVNPKEKVQRENIFHTRCKIKNKVCNLIIDGGSCTNVSSKYMVDRLGLQKTKHPRPYKLRLLNNDTELNIAEQVIVSFSVGKYQDQVICDVVPMRAGHLLLGRPWQFDRATTHVGRTNHYTFTHNDCKFNLAPLSPSEVHELQKHMNKEVEVRTSNLYLRSIEVCKTMRAKGTVLLMMFKECLSTGTSELELPAEVQAVLGQYKDVFPEEIPPGLPPICGIEHQIDLVPGSALPNKPAYRMNPEESKELEKQVRELMDKGYIRESLSPCAVPVLLVPKKDGTWRMCVDCRAINNITIKYRDPIPRLDDMLDELSGAIVFSKIDLRSGYNQVRMREGDEWKTALKTKQGLYEWLVMPFGLTNAPSTFMRLMNQVLRSFIVSKQGLQVDEEKIKAIREWPTPTSIGHGEAQEKSFNILKERLTQAPVLALSDFEVMFEVECDASGLGIGAVLHQMKRPVAFFSEKLSGPTLNYPTYDKELYALGRALETWQHYLLSKEFIIHTDHETLKHLKGQTSLKRRHAKWLEFIETFPYVIKYKKGKENVVADALSRRHALIATMEAKVMGFEHIKELYKDDPELGECYKEYGKGAYQEFYLQDGFLFRDKRLCIPQGSMRELILTEAHGGGLMGHFGVDKTLAVVMEHFFWPHLKKHVERFCARCIVCHKAKSRLHPHGLYLPLPIPNAPWVDISMDFVLGLPKIKHKDSIFVVVDWFSKMAHFIPCDKTNDATQTANLFFKEVVRLHGIPRTIVSDRDTKFLSHFWKTLWRKLGTKLLFSTTCHPQTDGQTEVVNRTLSTLLRATLDLAPLPQIEQVCQDGLRRGEIIKKLHDKAKANLEKKNAENKRKADWGRKEMLFKPGDWINDNAYRLELPNKVKISHTFNVADLTAYDPGDSVLRTKPSEEGENDADIDPTNQTVEPDPVPHPVPEVREGSMTRSKAKQLRTRFNLAIQDIVSSLELKEVNWSVPPSCHHNGHDHIIEEELAEAFTQMSLDQTSSPGMKPLLAGQGTSRIQEKTLELQETCDTSYTSDQDSEDQDQDIEDMNEHQEADQDTLEELLEDPYFSKQANKPVQDKNPEVVHQVVQEVVQRTSIGPRSYPGLAKGLL; this comes from the exons ATGGGAGAAAACGCAGAAATACCCCAAGACGCCATGTTGCAAATGATGAGAACCCTAACAGAGCAGTTGAGAGGACTTGGAGATAAGATAGGCCGTTTGGAGAACCCTCAGGCGAGGGTTGACGTTGGACCAGATCCAGAACAAAGGAATGTCCGCGATGTGGAAGACGAATCCATtgacatggatgatgatgatgatccaccACCAGACCCATTAAGGCATCAACATCAGCGGAGAGAAGATACTTTGATGCGGAACCGTGCTAGAGAGGTAGAACCACGAGAACAAAATCGAGATGTTAAACTAATACCTCCTACTTTTGCAGGAAAGTCTAACCCGGAGGTTTACATGGACTGGGAGAGACGTATGGAATACATATTCCAATGTTATGGCTATGGAGAAGCCCGAAAGGTAGCCCTTGCATCGGCGCAGCTCACTGACAATGCCTTATCATGGTGGGATAGGACGGTACCCGATAGAAGGAGGCAGCAGTTTGCTACCATCAGTAGTTGGGGAGATATGAAGTACCTTTTAAGGTTGAGGTATGTTCCTGATCATTATCAACGAGACTTACAAAAACGTTTTAGAAAATTGTCTCAGGGAACAAGGACTGTGGATGAGTATTTTGAGGAGTTTGAGAAGCTCATGAACTCCTTGGAGCTGGAAGAATCGAGTGAGTCCCTAATAGCTCAATTCATTGATGGCTTACAAGAGCGTATAGCCCGAAAGGTGGAGATATCGAACTACAACAGCCTACATGAACTACTTCACAAGGCTGTACAAGTGGAGCAGCAAATCCAGCGTAAGATGTCTTTAAGAAACCGTACTAGAAACAACACGCCTTGGAATGCAAGCAACAACCGGAGCATGGACAAAGGCAAGATCGTGGAAAATGACTCTAGGTTCAAGAACAAGTCTAATGAGGCACCTAAAACCTCTAAACCCAAACCAGGTAAGTTCCCTAACACTAGTCAATCTCGTACCCGTGACattacttgttttaaatgtcaAGGCAGGGGACACATGGCGAGAGAATGTCCGAACCAAAGGGTGATGATTGTCACGCCTAGTGGAGACTATGAGTCTCAAGACAAGCAAGATGAGTACCAGACTGATCCGGAGAATGACGTGGAGTATCCAGACACAAGAGAACTCCTTGTGATCCAACGTATTCTGAGTGTACTTGTCAACCCCAAGGAGAAAGTTCAAagggaaaatattttccatACTCGATGCAAAATCAAGAACAAGGTATGTAATTTGATTATTGATGGAGGTTCTTGTACTAATGTTTCTAGCAAGTATATGGTGGACAGGTTAGGTCTTCAGAAAACAAAGCACCCGAGGCCATACAAACTTAGGTTGCTGAACAATGACACCGAGCTGAATATTGCTGAACAAGTTATTGTATCATTCAGCGTTGGGAAATACCAAGATCAAGTCATTTGCGATGTAGTTCCAATGAGAGCCggacatcttcttcttggaagaccatggcagtttgacCGAGCTACAACTCACGTCGGTCGAACAAACCATTACACTTTCACGCACAATGACTGTAAGTTCAACCTTGCCCCTTTAAGTCCTTCTGAAGTTCATGAGTTGcaaaaacacatgaacaaaGAGGTCGAGGTAAGGACTTCTAACCTTTATTTAAGATCCATTGAGGTTTGTAAAACCATGAGGGCCAAGGGCACCGTGCTACTAATGATGTTCAAAGAATGTTTAAGTACAGGTACAAGTGAGCTTGAACTACCCGCTGAAGTACAAGCTGTACTAGGTCAATACAAGGACGTGTTTCCAGAGGAGATACCACCAGGATTACCCCCTATTTGTGGCATTGAACATCAGATCGATCTTGTACCAGGTTCTGCTCTACCCAACAAACCAGCTTACCGAATGAATCCAGAGGAGTCTAAGGAGTTAGAGAAGCAAGTGCGTGAACTAATGGATAAAGGGTACATCAGAGAGAGTCTCAGCCCGTGTGCGGTACCAGTACTCTTAGTTCCAAAGAAGGATGGtacatggaggatgtgtgtagACTGTCGagcaatcaacaacatcaccatcaagtaTCGAGATCCCATTCCAAGACTAGACGACATGTTGGACGAGTTAAGTGGTGCAATCGTCTTCTCCAAAATTGACTTAAGGAGCGGCTATAACCAGGTTCGAATGAGGGAAGGAGACGAGTGGAAGACCGCGCTTAAAACCAAGCAAGGTCTCTATGAGTGGCTTGTCATGCCATTTGGGTTAACCAACGCCCCAAGCACCTTCATGCGACTAATGAACCAGGTTCTAAGGTCATTTATtg TGAGTAAACAGGGCCTACAGGTGGATGAGGAGAAGATTAAGGCAATAAGAGAATGGCCTACTCCAACTTCGATTGGACAC GGAGAAGCTCAAGAAAAGTCCTTCAACATATTGAAAGAGAGGCTCACACAAGCACCAGTATTAGCCCTTTCAGATTTTGAAGTTATGTTTGAAGTAGAGTGTGATGCATCAGGTTTGGGAATTGGAGCTGTACTACATCAGATGAAAAGACCCGTGGCTTTCTTCAGTGAGAAGTTGAGTGGACCTACGTTGAACTATCCGACCTACGACAAGGAGCTTTATGCCTTAGGTCGAGCACTGGAAACGTGGCAACATTACTTGTTATCCAAGGAATTCATCATTCACACCGATCATGAAACCCTCAAGCACCTCAAGGGTCAGACTTCACTTAAGAGGAGACATGCGAAgtggttggagttcattgagacGTTCCCATATGTGATAAAGTATAAGAAGGGCAAAGAGAACGTGGTTGCTGATGCTTTGTCAAGGAGGCATGCTCTTATAGCTACTATGGAGGCTAAAGTAATGGGTTTTGAGCATATCAAAGAGTTGTACAAAGATGATCCAGAATTAGGAGAGTGCTACAAGGAGTATGGCAAAGGAGCATATCAAGAATTCTACTTGCAAGATGGGTTTCTATTTAGAGACAAGCGGTTGTGTATTCCTCAAGGCTCCATGCGAGAATTGATACTTACTGAAGCACATGGTGGAGGTTTGATGGGTCACTTTGGTGTCGACAAGACCTTGGCCGTTGTAATGGAACACTTCTTTTGGCCCCATCTGAAGAAACATGTTGAGAGATTTTGTGCCCGATGCATTGTTTGTCACAAAGCAAAATCCAGGTTACATCCTCATGGTCTTTACTTACCATTACCTATTCCTAACGCCCCTTGGGTAGATATTTCTATGGACTTTGTCTTAGGATTGCCAAAGATTAAACACAAGGATTCaatctttgttgttgtggacTGGTTCTCCAAGATGGCACACTTCATCCCATGTGACAAGACCAATGATGCGACTCAAACCGCAAATTTGTTCTTCAAGGAAGTGGTGCGTCTCCATGGAATCCCAAGGACAATAGTCTCTGATCGTGACACCAAGTTTTTGAGTCACTTTTGGAAGACACTTTGGAGAAAGTTAGGTACCAAGCTTCTATTCTCTACAACTTGTCATCCCCAAACGGATGGACAAACTGAAGTGGTAAACCGAACTCTCTCTACTTTACTTAGAGCCACTCTTG ATTTAGCACCATTGCCTCAGATAGAACAGGTTTGCCAAGATGGGCTAAGAAGAGGAGAAATCATCAAGAAGTTACATGACAAGGCCAAagcaaatttggaaaagaagaatgcCGAAAACAAACGCAAGGCTGATTGGGGAAGAAAGGAGATGTTGTTCAAACCGGGagattgg ATCAATGACAATGCCTACCGTTTGGAGCTACCAAATAAGGTAAAAATTTCTCACACTTTTAATGTAGCTGACTTAACCGCTTATGATCCAGGAGATTCAGTTTTGAGGACAAAACCTTCTGAAGAGGGAGAGAATGATGCGGACATCGATCCTACAAACCAAACCGTTGAACCAGATCCTGTACCACATCCTGTACCAGAAGTACGAGAAGGCTCTATGACACGATCAAAGGCTAAACAGCTAAGGACGAGGTTTAACCTAGCCATTCAAGACATCGTAAGCTCCCTAGAGCTGAAGGAGGTCAACTGGTCTGTACCACCATCATGCCACCATAATGGACATGATCACATTATCGAGGAAGAGCTTGCTGAAGCCTTCACCCAAATGAGCCTTGATCAGACCAGTTCCCCAGGTATGAAACCTCTTTTGGCAGGTCAAGGAACCTCAAGAATCCAAGAGAAGACATTGGAGCTGCAAGAGACGTGTGATACAAGCTACACCTCCGATCAAGATAGTGAAGATCAAGACCAAGATATAGAGGACATGAACGAGCATCAAGAGGCTGATCAAGATACTCTAGAGGAACTCCTGGAAGACCCTTACTTCAGTAAACAAGCCAACAAGCCAGTACAAGACAAGAACCCTGAAGTAGTTCATCAAGTAGTACAAGAAGTAGTTCAGAGAACGTCTATTGGACCTAGATCGTATCCAG GGCTAGCTAAAGGACTATTATAA
- the LOC104720586 gene encoding cyclin-B1-2-like, giving the protein MKNDALRFGLHGVKSDIIGSHPLDSAYESGKKSEEEMKRKVIMHTYGAALPLKMDLDRQILSRFQRPPELIPSSMLGLEVYTGAINEFGFEDYLNGKLFFYSSIPFWLCLTTSSTGPLLVVYSYNH; this is encoded by the exons ATGAAGAACGATGCTCTTCGCTTTGGTCTTCACGGCGTTAAGAGCGATATCATCGGATCTCACCCTCTCGATTCAGCCTACGAATCT ggaaagaaatcagaagaagaaatgaagaggAAAGTGATTATGCATACTTATGGAGCTGCTCTTCCTTTGAAGATGGATCTTGATAGGCAAATCCTTTCTAG GTTTCAGAGACCTCCGGAACTAATTCCGTCGTCAATGCTTGGCCTTGAAGTCTACACAGGAGCTATAAATGAATTTGGTTTTGAGGATTACTTGAATGGAAAATTGTTCTTTTACAGCTCTATTCCATTTTGGTTGTGCCTTACAACTTCATCTACTGGTCCTCTACTGGTCGTCTACTCCTACAATCACTAA